A stretch of DNA from Streptomyces sp. NBC_01197:
CACCATCCGGATCGCCCCGCCGCTGGTGATCAGTAAGGAGGACCTGGACTGGGGGCTCGCCCAGCTCCGAAGCGTGCTGAACATCTGAGACGGCGGCCCGGCTGCCGCGATCCAGGTGGCGGCCAGGACCGGCAAGCGACGACCGGCAACCGGCGACCGGCGCCAAGGGTGCGGGGCAGGGCAGGGCTACAGGATGACGTGGGGCAGGAAGCGGGCGTACTCGTCCGTCACCGGCCCCGCCGACTCCCGGATACCGAGCCCCGCCGCTTCGTCCTCGACGACCCACGCGCCGAGCACCACCCGGTTGCCGTCGAAGTCTGGCAGCGGGGCCAACTCCTGGTAGCAACAGGGCTCGTCGGCCCGGACGCCGAGGGTGCCCGCGCTCGGCTCGTGGAGCAGGACCCCCGCGCCCTCGCGGCCGAGCAGGGGCTTGGAGACGTACCCCTTGGACAGGGCGAGTTCGCGCGGTCCGTCCAGGTAGGCGGGCAGCAGATTCGGGTGTCCGGGGTAGAGCTCCCACACCACGGCGAGCAGCGCCTTATTGGAGAGGAGCATTTTCCAGGCGGGCTCTATCCAGCAGGTGGAGCCGGTGGAACCGCCGTTGTCGAGCGTGTCCAGGACATGCGGACCGAAGCTGTCCGTCGTCAGCCACTCCCATGGGTAGAGCTTGAAGCAGCTGCGGATGAATCGCATCCGCTCGTCGACGAACCGCCCGGACAGCGGGTCCCAGCCGATCCGTTCCACCGAGAGGGCCTCGGTGTCGATGCCGGCCTGCTGGGCGGTCTCCCTCAGATAGGCGGCCGTCATCAGATCCTCACCGAGTTCGTCGGCTTCGGAGTGCACGAAGTGCAGGGGCCCCGGCGGCAGCAGCGGCGCCTGCCGTTTCCAGGCGGCGACCAGCCGCTCGTGCAGGGAGTTCCACTGGTCGGCGCCGGGGAAGCGGTCCTCCATCCAGAACCACTGTGGACTGGCGGCCTCCACCAGCGAGGTAGGGGTGTCGGCGTTGTACTCCAGCATTTTCGCCGGGCCGCTGCCGTCGTACCGGAGGTCGAACCGGGCGTAGACGGACGGCAGTTCATCCCGGCGACGCCAGGACTCGCCGACCAGCCGGGCCAGCCGGGGATCGGTGATGCCCAGCTCAGCGAAGCGGTCGTGGTCAACGATGTGCGCGGCCGCGGCCAGGCACATCGCGTGCAGCTCTTCGACCACCTCCTCCAGCGCCTCGACCTCGGAGAGAGAGAACGAGTAGTACGCGCTCTCGTCCCAGTACGGGCGCAGCGAGTCGTCGGGATAGCGGGTCAGTGGATAGATCAGACCCTGCTCCTCGACGATCTGCTGCCAGCCTGGGCGCGGTTCTGTGTTGTGCCGCTGCATGGTGTCGCCTGTTCCCGTACGTTCCGCAGTTCCTTTACCGTTCCGCAGTTCCCGTACGTTCCGGTGAGTTCCGCAGTACCGGTGCGTACCGGTCCGGTGAGTTCCGCAGTTCCCGTGCGTACCGGTGAGTTCCGCAGTTCCGGTGCGTACCCGGCTCAGCCGCCGCTGGAGTGGGACCCACCGCTGGAGTGGTATCCGCCGCCGGAGTGGGACCCGCCGCCGAAACCGCCGCGGTGCACCGACGGCTTACTGAAACTGCCGCCCGAGATCTTGCCGTGCTTGGACGACCCGCCGTAGTAGTAAGTGCCATGACCGGTGCTGTTGGTGCACTCGTACTTCGGCAGCTGCTTATGCGTCTGCGGATCGACGCACCGCTTGTCCACGTCGGAGCCGCAGGCAGTGAGCGTCGCCGCCAGCATCCCCATCCCACCCAGCACCACAGCACTCGACCTCATCTTGCGCATGCGCTGACCTCCCCCGTATTCCAGACTCTCAGTACAGGCAGCCCTCCGGTGGCACCTGTCCGTGTACAGACTAGATGTCGTGCCTACGGGCGGCCGTCAACGGGCTCTCCTGCGCCCAACTAGAGTCCTTCCGTGCTCCTTGGAATGATCTGTGCCCTCGGTTCAGCGGTCTGCTTCGGCACGGCCTCCGTGCTCCAGGCCGCCGCGGCCCGCGCCTCCGCACCCGGAACCGGCTCGGGTGTGGACGCCGCGCTACTCCTGCGCGCCGTACGCCAGTGGCGCTACATCGCGGGGCTCGGCCTCGACGGGGTCGGTTTCGTGCTCCAGATCATCGCCCTGCGTACGCTCCCCATCTACGTGGTCGGCGCCGCACTCGCCGCGAGTCTCGCGGTCACCGCCGTGGTGGCGTCCCGCATCCTCGGCGTCAGGCTCTCCGGTACCGAGTGGGGCGCGGTGGCCGTCGTCTGCGCGGGCCTCGGGATGCTCGGCCTCGCCTCGGGGACCGAGGGCCACACTGCCGGATCGTCGGCGCTGGGCTGGTCGCTGCTCGGGGTCTCGGTCGCGGTCCTGCTGGTCGGCACAGTGGCCGGCCGCCTCAAGGGCAAGGCGCGGGCCCTGGTGCTCGGTCTCGGTTCCGGAGTGGGTTTCGGGGTGGTCGAAGTCGCGGTACGCCTCATCGACTCCGTCGATTTCACCAACCCGGCGCTGTACGCGCTGCTCGTCGGAGGCGGTTCGGCCTTCCTGCTGCTCACCTCGGCGCTGCAGCGCGGGTCGGTGACCACGGCCACGGCGGGCATGGTCATCGGCGAGACGATCGGCCCCGCGCTGGTCGGCGTGGTCTGGCTCGGCGACCGTACGAGGGAGGGTCTTGCCCCGCTGGCGGTGGCCGGCTTCGTGGTGGCCGTCGCGGGAGCACTCGCACTGGCACGGTTCGGGGAGGCCCCGGCCACACCGGCCCCGGCCGAGACCCGAGACCTGAGGCCCGAGGCCTGAGACCTGAGACCTGAGACCGAACTGTGCAAAGCCCGGCCCTGCAAACCCGCGGCCCCGCAGCCCCAGACGTGCAGCGCCAGCCCCAGCCCCCGGCTCCAACCCGAGCCCGATGCTGACGGCGTGTGCTCCTACGGCAGCACCCGGCACAGCGCCTCCAGCGTCCCCGCCCACGCGCTGTCCGACGGCGTTCCGTACCCGACGACCAGCATGTCGCGCCCGTCCCGCACGTCCGCGTGCCGGAACTGGGAA
This window harbors:
- a CDS encoding glutathionylspermidine synthase family protein, which translates into the protein MQRHNTEPRPGWQQIVEEQGLIYPLTRYPDDSLRPYWDESAYYSFSLSEVEALEEVVEELHAMCLAAAAHIVDHDRFAELGITDPRLARLVGESWRRRDELPSVYARFDLRYDGSGPAKMLEYNADTPTSLVEAASPQWFWMEDRFPGADQWNSLHERLVAAWKRQAPLLPPGPLHFVHSEADELGEDLMTAAYLRETAQQAGIDTEALSVERIGWDPLSGRFVDERMRFIRSCFKLYPWEWLTTDSFGPHVLDTLDNGGSTGSTCWIEPAWKMLLSNKALLAVVWELYPGHPNLLPAYLDGPRELALSKGYVSKPLLGREGAGVLLHEPSAGTLGVRADEPCCYQELAPLPDFDGNRVVLGAWVVEDEAAGLGIRESAGPVTDEYARFLPHVIL